In Papaver somniferum cultivar HN1 chromosome 1, ASM357369v1, whole genome shotgun sequence, a genomic segment contains:
- the LOC113290670 gene encoding protein HIGH ARSENIC CONTENT 1, mitochondrial-like isoform X2, with amino-acid sequence MTIHLFCNRVYFSSLFLVVLCSFFLSCLLFRSSTTDTVVTIDVHKTKELVAHSGHRYLDVRTTEEFSKGHIDVENPLNIPYMFNTPQGRVKNPEFLEQVASACNKDDHLIVEFKHVNNMGGGYAAWMQDGLAVKKPDQA; translated from the exons ATGACTATTCATTTGTTTTGTAATCGTGTATATTTTTCTTCTCTGTTTCTGGTGGTGTTGTGTTCTTTTTTCCTTTCTTGTCTGCTATTCCGTAGCTCTACTACAGATACAGTTGTGACTATTGATGTTCATAAAACTAAGGAGCTTGTTGCCCATTCTGGTCACCGTTACCTTGATGTCCG AACTACAGAAGAATTTAGCAAAGGTCATATTGATGTAGAAAATCCTCTTAATATTCCTTACATGTTCAACACACCTCAAG GCAGAGTAAAAAATCCTGAATTCTTAGAACAAGTTGCATCCGCTTGCAACAAGGATGATCATCTAATAgtg GAATTCAAGCATGTAAATAACATGGGAGGAGGATATGCCGCTTGGATGCAGGATGGCTTAGCTGTGAAGAAGCCTGATCAAGCTTGA
- the LOC113290670 gene encoding thiosulfate sulfurtransferase 18-like isoform X3: MGSNSSSTTDTVVTIDVHKTKELVAHSGHRYLDVRTTEEFSKGHIDVENPLNIPYMFNTPQGRVKNPEFLEQVASACNKDDHLIVGCQSGVRSLDASADLLKAEFKHVNNMGGGYAAWMQDGLAVKKPDQA, translated from the exons ATGGGATCCAACTCAAG CTCTACTACAGATACAGTTGTGACTATTGATGTTCATAAAACTAAGGAGCTTGTTGCCCATTCTGGTCACCGTTACCTTGATGTCCG AACTACAGAAGAATTTAGCAAAGGTCATATTGATGTAGAAAATCCTCTTAATATTCCTTACATGTTCAACACACCTCAAG GCAGAGTAAAAAATCCTGAATTCTTAGAACAAGTTGCATCCGCTTGCAACAAGGATGATCATCTAATAgtg GGTTGTCAAAGTGGGGTTAGGTCACTTGATGCATCTGCTGATCTTCTCAAGGCT GAATTCAAGCATGTAAATAACATGGGAGGAGGATATGCCGCTTGGATGCAGGATGGCTTAGCTGTGAAGAAGCCTGATCAAGCTTGA
- the LOC113290670 gene encoding thiosulfate sulfurtransferase 18-like isoform X1: MTIHLFCNRVYFSSLFLVVLCSFFLSCLLFRSSTTDTVVTIDVHKTKELVAHSGHRYLDVRTTEEFSKGHIDVENPLNIPYMFNTPQGRVKNPEFLEQVASACNKDDHLIVGCQSGVRSLDASADLLKAEFKHVNNMGGGYAAWMQDGLAVKKPDQA, translated from the exons ATGACTATTCATTTGTTTTGTAATCGTGTATATTTTTCTTCTCTGTTTCTGGTGGTGTTGTGTTCTTTTTTCCTTTCTTGTCTGCTATTCCGTAGCTCTACTACAGATACAGTTGTGACTATTGATGTTCATAAAACTAAGGAGCTTGTTGCCCATTCTGGTCACCGTTACCTTGATGTCCG AACTACAGAAGAATTTAGCAAAGGTCATATTGATGTAGAAAATCCTCTTAATATTCCTTACATGTTCAACACACCTCAAG GCAGAGTAAAAAATCCTGAATTCTTAGAACAAGTTGCATCCGCTTGCAACAAGGATGATCATCTAATAgtg GGTTGTCAAAGTGGGGTTAGGTCACTTGATGCATCTGCTGATCTTCTCAAGGCT GAATTCAAGCATGTAAATAACATGGGAGGAGGATATGCCGCTTGGATGCAGGATGGCTTAGCTGTGAAGAAGCCTGATCAAGCTTGA
- the LOC113290658 gene encoding bifunctional protein FolD 4, chloroplastic-like, translated as MASAIFSDCSSSTTARVVTLNKIRTGIFHLRRSSAFVSCKPRNPSFGVLSTQRRSSYSTAVAMSLNTETSAKVIDGKAVAKQIKDEIKIEVLRMKDAIGVVPGLAVILVGDRKDSATYVRNKKKACEAVGITSYEICLPGDSTEEDVLKHIADYNKNPKVHGILIQLPLPRHMDEARILNAVSIDKDVDGFHPLNIGLLAKRDREPFFVSCTPKGCIELLHRYGITIKGKRAVIIGRSNIVGLPVSLLLQREDATITIVHSRTENPEEIVRQADIIVSAAGKANMVRGSWIKPGAVIIDVGINPIDDPESPRGYRLVGDVCYDEACKVASAITPVPGGVGPMTIAMLLSNTLSSAKRALKFE; from the exons TAAGACGATCATCAGCTTTTGTTTCGTGCAAACCTCGAAATCCCAGCTTTGGTGTTCTCAGTACGCAGCGGCGAAGTTCTTACTCCACTGCCG TGGCTATGTCACTGAATACTGAAACTTCTGCGAAAGTAATTGATGGAAAGGCGGTTGCGAAACAaatcaaagatgaaattaaaattgaagtatTGAGGATGAAGGATGCAATTGGTGTTGTACCAGGGTTAGCTGTTATTCTAGTTGGAGATAGGAAGGATTCTGCAACCTATGTGCGCAATAAGAAGAAGGCTTGTGAAGCAGTTGGGATTACATCTTATGAAATTTGCTTGCCAGGGGATTCTACAGAAGAAGATGTTCTCAAGCATATTGCTGATTACAATAAGAATCCCAAAGTCCATGGTATCCTCATTCAGTTGCCCCTACCCCGT CATATGGATGAAGCGAGGATTTTGAATGCCGTTAGTATTGATAAAGATGTTGATGGATTTCATCCACTAAACATCGGGCTTCTTGCCAAGCGAGATCGGGAGCCTTTTTTTGTTTCGTGTACCCCCAAAGGATGCATAGAGTTGTTGCACAGATATGGCATCACTATCAAGGGGAAGAGAGCAGTTATAATTGGTCGTAGTAACATTGTTGGACTTCCCGTGTCACTACTGCTACAG AGGGAAGATGCTACCATCACTATTGTGCACTCTAGAACCGAGAACCCTGAGGAGATCGTGAGACAAGCGGATATCATCGTCTCTGCTGCTGGAAAAGCGAATATGGTAAGAGGTAGCTGGATTAAGCCAGGGGCTGTTATCATTGATGTCGGCATCAACCCAATAGAT GATCCAGAAAGTCCTCGTGGCTACCGGTTGGTTGGGGATGTTTGCTACGATGAGGCCTGTAAAGTAGCTTCAGCTATTACTCCAGTGCCTGGTGGAGTCGGTCCGATGACCATAGCTATGCTTCTATCAAATACCCTTAGCTCAGCTAAGAGAGCACTCAAGTTTGAATGA